The nucleotide sequence GGCGGCTCGGGAGTGCATTGCTGAGCGTGTGCGTCGACTCCGGCGAGGCCGGACATCGCGAGCAGCACGGTCAGCACGGCCGCGCGCTTCGAGTGCAGGTGCCAGTGCATGCCTGCGATGTTAACAGCAATCACAGCACTGATACGCCAGGGGAAATGTCTACCGCGCGGTGAGAATGAGGGGTGGACTCCCCTCTACACCTTGGTGCGTAGAGGGGCGCGCGCTGTCTCCCAGACAGGCCGGAGCGCGGTGGCGACCGCTGTCACCACTTCCGCCAGTGCCTCGGGCCGGCCCTCCGGCTGGCTGCTCCGGTAGCGCGCCCACTTCTCGTTGCTCCACGGGCTCCGGCCGAACTCGCCCGCCATCAGGCGCTCCATCAATTCCAGCGAGTCCCCGCGCGACTGGAACGCCAGCTTCAGCGCGCGTGGCAACAGTGCCGGGTCCAGCGGCGCGTGGCGTGTGAGCAGGTACACGTCGAACAGGTCCTTGGGGCGGAAGCGGCCCTTCCCACGCTCGAACAGGCCGTGCATCTTCCAGCCCAGCAGCGTCTCCGCGCGACATGCGAGCACCCGCGCCGCGCCGCCTTCCCCGACGTCGTACTCCGTCCACTCCGGTCCCGGGTCCATCGGGTCGCCGAAGCCCGTGTCGATGCGCAGCTCGAAGACTTCGTCCACGCCGGGCAGCCGCGTCTCCACGAAGACGCGCACGCCGGGGAACGCCGTCTCCGCCCAGATGACCTCGGACCTCAGCGCCCAGAAGGAGAACCCATCATCGACGTCCACCCCGAGCACGGCGTCCAACCGCCTCACGGTGTCCGCCGCGTCGAAGGGGAACCGGGCCAGGAAGTCCAGGTCCTCCACCGGCCGCGGCACCTGCCCGCTCCACAGGCGCATCATCAGCCCGCCCCGCAGCACGAGCGCTTCCACCTCGGAGGACCGTGCGAGGCGCCGCAGCACGGCGGCCCCCGCGCGCAGTGGCAGCTCATGGGCGCTCACTTCGCACCCTCCAGCCAGCCACGGTCCAACCCGTGGTTCGAGTCGTACACCGTCCACTCCCGCAGCCGCTGGGTCAGCGTCAGCCCCAGTCCCGCCAGGTCCGCCAGCAGCGCCGTGAAGCGCGCGTCCGCGTTCGCCCGGCCCAGGCCGTACACCCGGAGCGTCACGAAGCGCTCGGACGCGCCGTCGTCCCGGACCTTCCGCGCGTTGCGAGACAGGTGCGCGCCATGCCGCTCACACCGCGCCCGCAGCGCCTCCACGTCCGCGCTCTCGGAAGGCAGCAGCGCCTTCACGTGGAACTCGAAGTAGTTCGCCGGCTGCGCCTGTGCCGTCGCGTCGTCCTCGGGCATCTCCCGATTCTTTCCCAGCGCCTCGAGCTTCAGGCGCGTCACGTCGAAGCCCTCGGCCGCCAGTGCGCGCGCCATGGCCTGCACCTCCTCACGTGCCTGCCGGAGCGTCCCGTGGTGGTACGACGCCGTCATCGGCTGGAAGGGCTCCGCGCCCCGGCCCAGCTCGATGAAGATGCACTTCACCGCCGCCGCGTCGCAGAACGCGCGAAACCGCCGCAGGTCCTCCTCGGAGCGCGCGGAGACGGTGATGTGCGCCTCGAAGGCGCCGCCCTGCGATTGGGTCCGCAGCCGGTCCGCCAGCTCCAGGTAGGGCCGGTGCCGCATGTTGAGGAAGAACTTGTTCCTCGGCATCTCCCCGAGCGTGCGCTGGTAGCCGTCCGGCAGCCACGCCCGGTCCCAGCCATGGCCGCCCTCGCCGCGAGGCTCCGGCAGCAGCGTGCCCTCGATGGCGTCCTCGAAGAGGGCCACGCGCTCTGGAGCTCCGTCCTCCGAGTACGCAACCGCCACGCGCGTGCGGCCCCGGCGGCCTCCATGCGCGGCCAGCAGGGCGCGCTCGCCCTGCGCGAGCAGCTGCTTCTTGAAGCGTGCGCCCGTGAGCGCGGGGCCACCCTCCAGCTCCAGCGCCGTCGTCTCCACGAAGCACGGCACGCCGAGCACCCCGTACGCCGCCAACACCTTGCGCTTCGCCAGGGCCGCCAGGTCGATGGGCCCACCCTCGGGCGCCGTCTCCTCCAGCCCCGGCAGCGCGAGCTTCCGCCACTCGACGTCGAGGCCGGCGAGCAGCCGGGCCACCTCGTCGGCCTTGTATTGGTTCCCGGTGACGAAGATCGCGCGAGCCACGGCGGGCCCTCCTACGGCTGCGGCGCCTGGGGGCGCCAGTTCCACACGGCGGCCTGCCCTGTGTTCTCCGGTAGGAGGCTGCCATCCACCTTGTCCGGCCGTACATACTTGGCGAGGAAGTCCACCCTGACAGCGTCGCCCTCCCGCCGCTCCCCCCGCCAGACGGCCCCCTCCACCGGGTCCAGGGCGCCATGGAAGCCGCCCGCCTGGAGCCGCTCCAGCGCCGCCGCGATTCCCAGCGGCCCGCCCTCGTGGAGCACGCCCGACGTCACGAAGCCACCTGCCTCGGCGCGTGCCACCACGGCGGACCATGGCAGCCGCTCACCGTCCCGCATCAGGTCGAAGGCGACGAAGGGCTCGTGGCGCAGTGCGTAGCGGGTGCCATGGGCCAGGGCCAGCCACTCGCCGACGAGCCGCTCTCCGGGCTGGAGCACGGCCAGGAAGCGCTCCGTGTGCGCGGCGACCCAGGCGGCCCAGAGCCGGCGTGACTCGTTGGGTGACTGCGCCGCCAGGCGTCCCTCACGACCCAGGGCCACCACCGAGTCCCCCATGCGGGCAGCGGCCACACACGAGCCATCCAGCTTCTCCAGCACCACCACGTGGTCGCGCGCGTCGCGGACCCGCTCGGTGCAGAGGCGTGCCAGGGCAGGGGAGAGGTGGCGGTCCGCGGGGCCGGTTCGAGAGCCGGGCAGGTGCGGAATGGAGCCATAGGCCTTGCGGCCGAGCGGGCGGAAGTCCGGGATGGGGCCAGGTTGCACCCGCGAAACGGTAGCACCGATGCCGCACCCCTCCCGGACAGGGGCCGTTTTGCAAGCTGCTCCACGTGAAGCGGCGGCTCAGGGGTGTGGCGGTGTCCTGCCGACCTCCCGTGTGGTCTTCCGGTGCCGGGCGATGAGGCTGCGTGCCCATGCCGGCGCCAGCTCCAGCTCTTCCGGGAAGAAGAGGTCCTCGCCCAGCCCCTCGACGCGGACCTGGATGAGCGGGTCCTGCGGGTACTGCGTCGCCGGGTCGTCGAACACCAGGCCCACCACCACGCCCGTCTGCCCGAGGAAGCTCAGGCTGATGGTGCCGTCCGCCGAGCTGCTGACGATCTTCACCGACTCGCCCAGCCGCACCGGCGCGCCTTCCACGTCACTGCAGAGGATGAGCGAGGGGTCCTGGGTCATGGCGCGTAGGAGCGGGGTTTGAGCGACCGGGAGATGACCACCGACACGATGACGACGGTGCCCCACGCGAACAGGTGGTAGCCGGCGACATGCCGCCAGTCCTGCTCGCACGCGAGCTCACCGAGCAGGGCCCCCGTCGTGCCCACGGCGAGCCCGGCCGCCAGGCTCCGCAAGGGCTCGAAGACCGCGCTGCGCAGCGCGACCAGCGCCACCACCAGCGGCACCAGGGCCACCGCGACGTGGCCGGCCGTGCAGACCCAGCCGGGCAGGGTGGGGGTGGACTGGGGCGTCCCGCGCGCGAGCACCAGCACCGTCGCGGTGAGCATCGACAGGGCCACGCCGCCGCGCTGCAGCCAGCGCCCGCGAGGCGACAGCGCGCCCCACGCGCACACCGCGCCCGTGCCCAGCAGCAGCGCCAGCAGATGGGCCCGGCCGAGCAGCGCGGTGCCGGTGACGGCTCCCGTCGCCAGCATCACCGCGGCAATCAGCAGGACCATCCCCCCCGAGGCCGCTATCAGCCACAGGGCCTGCGTGCGCCAGGGGCGGACGGGACGCCGCAGCGCCAGCTCCCCTCGGGCCGCCGCGAGGACGCGCGCCGCGGCGCCACCGTCGGGTGGGGGCTGCTCGGACAGGAGCGAGTCGAGGTCGGGAGGCCGGCTCATCGTGCCTCCTCCAGCGCGCCCAAGAGCTCGCGCAGCTTCTCGTAGCCGCGGTGGGCCCGGAGGCGCGCGGCGCCCGTGCTGATGCCCCGCAGGGCGGCAATCTCCTCGAAGGACCAGCCCTCCACCTTGCTGAGGACGACCGCCTCGCGGTGGTCCGGGTGGAGCTGCTGCAGCGCATCCAGCAGGTGCCGGCGCAGGCTGGGGTCGCTGGCGGTGGGCGGAACCGAGCCTGGCGAGGCCACGTCCTCGTGGGAGGCGTACGCGTCCACGTGGCGCTGGTGGCGCAGGGCGTCCCGCGCGGCGTTCGCGGCGATGGTCATCAGCCACGGCACGAAGCGGGTGCCCGGCTCGTAGCGGCCCCGGGAGCGGATGACGGACAGGAAGGTCGACTGCAACAGGTCCTCCGCGAGCGGGCCGCTGCGCACCATGCGCGCCAGGAAGCCCTGCACCCGCCCCGAGTGCCGGGCGAAGAGGGCCTCGAAGGCGTCATGTGCTCCGTCGCGAAACCGTTCCATGAGTTCTTCGTCCGTCGGACTCCCCATCACCCGTCTCCCGTACGGCCCATCCCCGAAAATGTTTCCGGCCCCGCGAGGTGCCTGGAGGGCGTCGCCAAGCTGGCGGAAACACGAGGGAAGTCAGGAGGCGTTGCCCCGCAGGGCAGGTCGGCGGGCGGGCAGCGGAATGGAACGTCCATTCCGGTCGGCCAGGAGGGGAGGGGAGGGTGGGGCCCGCGGAGCATGGGGCCATGCAAGGCCGCCCGCGGGCCCGGTGGCAAGTCTTCTCAGCCGGGCAGCAGCACCAGTCGTGCAATCTCGGGCGGAGCGCCCACGCGCATCGGCGGCCCCACGAAGCCGCAGCCCCGGCTCACGTAGATGAGCGAGTCCCCCGTCCGGCTCAGCCCCGCGTTGCGGTCGCCCCAGATGACGTCGCCCACGATGTTGCCGGGAAACATCTGCCCGCCATGGGTGTGGCCGGAGACCTGGAGCCCCACTCCGCGCCGGGCCACCTCGTCGAAGTTGGACGGCTGGTGCGCCAGCAGCACCGAGGCCCGGTCCGGGCGCACGTCGCGCAGGGCCGCGTCCAGGTCATAGCCGGGCTCGCCCAGCCGGTGGGCGCTCCAGTCGTCCACGCCCGCCAGGTCGAACGACGCTGGGCCACCGCCGATGGACACCGAGCGGTTGCGCAGCACCTGGATGCCCAGGCCCTCCATGAAGGCCACCCACGCGTCCGCGTCCGAGTAGTAGTCGTGGTTGCCGGTGACGAAGAAGGTGCCGTACCGGGCGCGCAGCCCGCCGAAGCCCGCGACGAACGGCCCCAGCGCGTCCACGGAGCCGTCCACCAGGTCCCCGGTGATGGCGATGAGGTCCGGCTTCAGCGCGTTGGTGCGCGACACCAGCTCGTCCACGAAGCGGCGCTGCAGCACGCCGCCGATGTGGATGTCCGTGAGCTGCACCAGCGTGAAGCCCTCCAGCGCCTTGGGCAGCCGGGGCAGGCGCACGGGGATGTCGCGCACGTCGGGCGGATGGAACGCGCGCCAGCCCCCATACGAGCTCACCGCCGCGCCCGCCATGCCGGCGCCGACGGCGAGGCCTCGGGTGAGCAGGGCCCGGCGCTCCGGGGACGGCGGCTCCGACGGCGGGGCCACGGGCGCCCTGCGCCGCGCCCTCCAGGCCAGCGCTGCCCGCGCCACGTCCACCGCGAGGGTGAAGACGAGCAGGTAGAGGATGAGGCCCATCCAGGCGAGGAAGCCGATGCCGATGAGGCGCGACGCCTCCGACGGGAGGATGGCGCCCAGGGCCCGGGCGCCGATGGCCCCCGCGAAGCCCACCGCGAACAGGACCTGGGCGGCGCGGCGCGGCCCCCGGCGCTCCGTCACGTCACGGACGAGCCGGCGGTAGAGGTAGACGTGCCCGGCCGCGAGCAGCACGAGCACCGGAATGAAGAACAGGAGGAAGCTGAGCCAGCGTGGCATCGAGGCCTCCTGAATAATGGAAGTCGGGCCCACGCGCCCCTGTATTCCAGGGTGGCAGGCGTGGCCCGGCCGCCTGGCCCCTTCCGTGTGGTGCCGGGCCGGGGCAGTCTTCCGTCGCTCGCGAGCCCGACTTCCGGCCCGCACTTCTCCGAGGACGACATGCTCCGCTCCCTGCTGCTCTGTGCCCTCCTGCTCCCCCTGCTCGGCTGTGGAGATGACGCCGGCAATCCTGACTCAGGTGACCCCACCAAGGTGACGTATGCCGAGGCGCTGGGCGTGGACCTGTCCGCGATGACGCGGCTGCCCAGCGGCCTGTACATCCAGGACCTGGGAGACCCGGGCACCGGGGCGGTGGCGCAGCCCAACCGCCGCGTCCAGGTGCACTACACCGGCTGGCTGCCGAGCGGCACGCAGTTCGACAGCAGCCGGGACGAGGCCCCCCTCAGCTTCACCCTGGGCGTCGGCGCGGTCATCAAGGGCTGGGACGAGGGCATCGAGGGCATGAAGGTCGGCGGCTCGCGGCGGCTCGTCATCCCCTCGGAGCTCGGCTATGGCGAGCGCGGCGGCGGGGGCGGGGTGATTCCTCCGCACTCGGTGCTCATCTTCGACACGGAGCTGATGTTCGTGCGGTGAAGTGCCCAGGAGGGTACGGCTTGACGCGCCCTTCGGGCGTCCACGCGCCGACACCCCCTCCAGGGTTTCGCCTCCAGGCCCTGCCGCGGTGGTATAGCCTTGCCCTGTCTTCCGGGGCGCGGGGCCGGGCACCTCCCGGCCCCCGAGCGGTGGTCCAACATCCCGGAATCGGGGGGACGAGCGATGTCAGGGTCCGAGGCGGAGAGGCTCAAGGACGGCGGGCTGGGTGAAGGTGCGTTCCAGGCGCTGCAGGCATTGATGATGCTCGCGGAGCCGGAGCGGGCGGCCCAGCTGTACGAGGAGCTCGGCTCCGCGCAGCGCGAGCGCATCCAGAAGGAGGCCGCGCAGTCCCCGGCGCAGGAGCGGCAGCGGCTGGCGGAGGTGATGCGGCAGGCGCGCGACTTCGCTGGCGCGGCCCGGATGCTGAATGGCTGCGGCGCGGAAGGCCTGGTCGCGGAGCTGTACGTGCAGGGCGGGCAGTACGTGGACGCGGCGGAGGCGTACCTGCGCGCCGGTCAGGCGGAGCGCGCGGCGGCGGCCTTCGAGCGGGGCGGCGCGCTGGAGCGGGCGCTGGAGGTGTACCGGGGCCTGGGCTCGCGCGAGCCGATGGCGCAGTGCCTGGTCCGGCTGGGGCGCCCCTACGAGGCGGCGATGCTCTACCGCGAGCTGGGCCAGTCCCACGCGGAGGTGGAGGCCCTGGGCAGCGTGCCCGCGGGCGACCCCCGGCACCTGGAGTCCGTGCTGCGCATGTGCAAGCTGCTGGACGCCGAGGGCTTCACGCGGCGGGCGCTGGCGCTGCTGGCGGACACGCTGCGCGGCTCGGAGACGGCGCGCGCGGACCCGGCGCTGGCGACGGAGAAGGCGCGGCTGCTGCGCCGCATGGGCATGGACGCGGAGGCCGAGGCGGTCATCGCGCGGCTGCCCGCGAGCGCGGCGGCCCCGGAGGCCAATGGCTATGGCTACCTGAAGGCCATCCCCATCTTCGGCGAGCTGTCACTGGACGACATGAAGGACCTCTACCGCGTGGCCCGGCAGGTGCTCATCCCCGCCGGCGCCGTGCTGCTGGAGAAGGGCGCGCAGGGCGTGGGCCTCTTCGTGCTGCTGGAGGGCACGGTGGAGGTCTACAGCGGCTCGGAGCCCGACGCGCGGCTGCTCAACACGCTGGGGCCCGGTGCGTACCTGGGGGAGATCTCCCTGGTGCAGGACGCGCCCGTCTCCGCGCAGGTGCGCGCGCGCACGGCCGTCCGCGCGCTGCGCATCACCCGCGCCGGCTTCCAGCACTACCTGGACACGCACGAGGCCGCCGCGCTGCGCATCTTCCGCCTCTTCACGCAGAACCTCGCCGCGCGCGTGCGCGCCCTCAGCACCTGAGGGCAGGGTAGCCGCCCACCCGGGAGTCGCGTGACTCGGGTGACCGCGAGCGCGGACCTCTGTCAGATTCCGTGCCCCACCGCCGTCACGCGTGGGTCGCCCCCGCAAGGAAGCGGGGGCAGGACGTCTTGATGGATGGCCAGGCGCCAGGAGGAGGCTCGTCGCACTCTTCCGGGACGGGCCGTAGGGGATTCTCGATGGAGCGCAGCCCTTTGTCGTGGAAGGCCGGCCGAGGGGCCGCGCTGTCCGTCCTGCTCGTGCTGGCGGGCGTGGCCTGTGTGAAGCGGCCGGTGGACTACGAGCGCGAGTACGCGAAGCAGCTCGCCCCGAAGAAGCTGGAGGCGTCCTCCGCGTCCGCCTCCGGCCCGGTGCGCAAGCTGCGCGTCCGCGTGTACGTCGACTCCGACTACCGGGACCAGGTGATGCGCTGGCGCAGCAGCATCGTCAGCCAGCTCCAGCGCGCCAGCGCGGTGGTGCGTGCGCCGCTCGGGGTGGTGTTCGAGCTGGAGTCGACGCACCAGTGGGAGCGGCGCAGCTCGGAGGGCGCGCTCGACGACACGCTGGCGGAGCTGGAGGCGCTCGACCCGGGCGAGGACGTGGACCTCGTCATCGGTCTGGTGTCCCGGCTCAAGGTCTTCAGCACCTCGCAGGACCACCTGGGACTGGCGCGGATGTTCGGCCGGCACTTCGTCCTGCGCGAGATGGGCAACCCGGAGGAGGTGCGCAACATCATGGCCGCGCTCACCCACCTGCCGGCGGAGGAGCGCGAGACGCTGTACCACGAGCGCAAGCTGCACAAGGAGACGTCCGTGCTGCTCCACGAGTGGGCGCACACGCTCGGCGCGTTCCACGTCCAGGACTCCGCCTGGATGATGTACCCGCACTACGCGACGAACCAGGCGGCCTTCCCTCCGCAGACGCTGGAGCTGCTCGCCGTCAGCCTGCGCCACCTGCCCCAGGGCCGTAGGGATGCCGCGGCCCGGAAGGCCTGGGCGCTCGAGCTGAAGGAGAAGCTCGCGTCCATCCAGGGGCCGGACTGGGACGGCCCCGAGAAGCAGGAGGTCATCGCCTGGGCCGAGCGCAACGCCGCGGGTCAGCTGACGCCGGAGCGCGGGCCCGCGCCGCTGCCGCCCGTGGACCGACAGGTGGTCGACGAGGTCCTCGCGCTCGACAGGGAGGGCCGCTTCGAGGTTGCCGCGCAGCGGCTGGAGCCCGTGGCCCGGCGCCATCCGGATCATGAGGAGGTGCAGTCGACGGCGTGCTACCTGGCCGTCCGCACCGCGCCGAAGCTGCCCGCCACGCGCGAGCGCTGTGAGGCCATCGCCACACGCTTCCCCTGGCAGCCCGTTCCGTTGATGTACCTGGCCCGGAGCCAGCTGGAGCAGGGGAACCGGGCCGAGGCACAGGCGTACCTCGTCCAGGTCCGGCAGCGCGCGGAGGCCCATCCCGCGGCGGGCCATGACCTCTGGGCAGACCTGGCCATCCTCTTCAAGGAGGTCGGAGCCCTGACCTGGGCCGAGCAGGTGGCGGCGAAGGCCGCCGGCGTGAAGGAGGCGGGCAAGGTGCTCACCTGGGCCTCGCAGACGCGGCGCTGGGTGGCGCTGCCGGTGGACTCCCAGCAGAGCGGCGTGCCCGTGGAGCGCGAGGGCGAGCTCGTCCGCGCCGCGAAGGAAGTGGAGGCGCAGCTCGACAAGGGCACGGTGGCGAAGGCCCAGGCGAAGCTCCAGTGGCTGTCGCGCGAGTTCCCCAGGGCCGCGGTGGTGCACGTGCTCCAGTGCGAGCTGCACCTGCGCTCGGGCCGCCTGGCGCCGGCGCGCACGTCGTGCCGCAAGGCGGTGGCCGTGCACGACGAAGCCGTCCAGGCGCACTTCATCCTCGGGTGGCTGGCGGTGAATGCGGGCTCGCGCCAGGAGGCACGCACGCACCTGGAGCGCGTCGTCACGCTCGAGCCGCTGCACGCGGAGGCGTGGCGCCTGCTCGCCGAGCAGTACCGCGCGGCCGGGATGCGTGAAGCGCTCGATGCGCTGAAGGGGCGCTACCGCACGCAGTTCGCGCGCGAGCTGCCCCTGGGTTGACAAGCGGGCGCCGGTGCTTTACCTCATGTGCATCATGAGGCCCGTTTCCAACATCGCCCTGCTGAGTGCGCGCATCTGTGCGCCGGCGGCGGACGTGTGCCTCGCCCCCCGTCACGAGGTTCTGCTCGACATTTGAGCAGGCGGACCGGTGTCCTCCGGTTCGCGGGTTGGCTGGTTCCCGCGTTCCGTGAGCTCCGGCTCCGCCATCGCTCTCGCTGTGCCCTCGTGTGTCCTCACGCGTCCCTGAGCGGGCCTGTCGTGCCCCTCCGGCGTGTCGCGCGTGCGTGTGCCTGAGGCACGGCCCGTCTCGCGTCCTTCAACGCAACCAGTGTGTCTTCACACACCACCCGCGGGCCTCGCTGCCCGACGGGAACGGGAGTCCTCTATGTCCCGCAGCACTCGCATCGAGCGGTACCGCAACATCGGCATCATGGCCCACATCGACGCGGGGAAGACGACGCTCACCGAGCGCGTCCTCTTCTTTACCGGTCGCATCCACTCCACGGGAGAGGTGCACACCGGCTCCACGGAGATGGACTGGATGCCCGAGGAGAAGAAGCGCGGCATCACCATCACCTCGGCGGCCACCACGGCGTCCTGGAAGCCCACGCGCGGCAGCGCGGCGGGCGTGCCCCACCGCATCAACATCCTGGACACGCCGGGACACGTGGACTTCACCATCGAAGTCGAGCGCTCTCTGCGCGTGCTGGACGGCGCGGTGGCGGTGTTCGACGCCAGCCAGGGCGTGGAGCCCCAGTCGGAGGCGGTGTGGCGGCAGGCGGACCGGTACCACGTGCCGCGCATCGCCTTCCTCAACAAGATGGACAAGGTGGGCGCGGACTTCGCGATGAGCGTGGCGTCCATCGAAGAGCGGCTCGGCGCCAATCCGGTGGCCGTGCAGCTCCCCCTGGGCGAGGGCATGGACTTCCGTGGCCTCGTGGACGTGGTGCGCATGCAGGCCGTCTTCTTCGAGGGAGAAGAGGGCCGCTACGGCGACGAGCAGCCCGTGCCCGCCGAGGCGCGGGAGGAAGCGGAGCGGCTGCGCCTGCGGCTCATCGAGGCGTGCGCGGACGTGGATGCGACGGTGATGGAGAAGTTCGTGGAAGGGCGGCTGGACGAAGTCACCGCCGAGGACCTGGAGCGCGCGCTGCGCGCGGGCACCCTCGCGCGGACCCTGGTGCCGGTGCTGTGCGGGTCGGCCTTCAAGAAGAAGGGAGTGCAGATGTTGCTGGATGCCGTCGTCAACTACCTGCCCGCGCCGTCGGACCTTCCCGCCGTCGAGGGCTGTGTCCCTGTCACGCTCGAGCGTGTCTCCCGTCCTGCGTCGGACGCGGGCCCGCCCACCGCGCTCGTCTTCAAGCTGATGAGCGACAAGGCGGTGGGAGGCATCGTCTTCCTGCGCGTCTACTCGGGCACGCTTCGCGCGGGCACCGTCCTGATCAATCCGGTCACCGGCCGGCGCGAGCGGGTGGGGCGCCTGATGTTCATGCATGCCAACCGCCGCGAGGAGGTGGCGGAGGTCCATGCGGGAGACATCTGCGCGGCGCTCGGCCTGAAGGGCGTGCGCACGGGCGACACGCTGTGCGACCCGGAGGCTCCGGTGGTGCTGGAGTCGCTGGGAGTCATGGAGCCCGTGGTGCAGCTCGCCGTGGAGGCGCGCTCTCCCGCGGAGCTTCCGAAGCTGGAAGAGGGCCTGCATCGGCTGGCGGCGGAAGACCCGTCGCTGCGAGTGGGCGTGGACCCGGAGAGCGGCCAGGTGCTGCTGTCCGGCATGGGTGAGCTGCACCTGGAGGTCATCGTGTCCCGACTGCTGACGGAGTACGGAGTGGAGGCCCGCGTGGGACAGCCCAAGGTCGCATACCGCGACACGGTCCGGCGCAAGGTGCGCCAGGAGTACCGCCACGTCCGCCAGACGGGCGGGCCCGGACAGTACGCGCACGTGGTGCTGGACGTCGGTCCGGCGCCGCGAGGGGCGGGGCTCGTCTTCGTGGACGACACCCGGGGTGGCAACATTCCCCGGGAGCTGGTCCCCGCCATCGAAAAGGGCGTGGCCGGCGCCATGGAGCGCGGCGTGCGGGACGGCGTCCCGCTGGTGGACGTGGAGGTGCGGCTGGTGGATGGCAGCACGCACGTGAAGGACTCCACGCCCCAGGCGTTCTCCATGGCCGGCTCCCTGGCGCTGCAGGAGGCGGTGCGGAGCGCGGGCCTCCAGGGGCTGGAGCCCGTCATGGACGTGGAGGTGACGACTCCGGAGGAGTACCTGGGCGAGGTGCTCGGGGACCTGTCCGCGCGGCGCGGGCGGGTGCTGGGAATGGAAGCGCGCGGGGTGGTGCGAGTCGTCTCCGCGCGAGTGCCCATGGCCAGCCTCTTCGGCTACGTGACGGGCCTGCGCGGCCGCACGCAGGGACGGGCCCAGGCCAGCATGCGCCTGGGTGCGTACGAGCCGGTGCCCGAGTCGCTCTACGCGGCCCAGGCCGAAGCGCGTGCGTGAGGTGAAGTGACGTGAGGGGCCCCGGGACCGCGACGACGGTTCCGGGGCCCTGCCGGTCGGCTCAGTCCAGCGCCGCGTCGGTGAGGATGTGCCCGTCCTTCACGCGCCGGGGCACCTGCCGGTGACCGCGCGACACCATCCGGCCCAGCTCGAAGGGCAGGCCCAGCTCGCGCTCGAGTCGCGCCGCGCGGTCCACCAGGTCCACGTGCGAGTACGCCTCTGTGTGCGAGAGGCCGACGAGGATGCGGTTGGTGGTGGACGGCACGTCGAGCCGGTGAAGCTGCGGGAAGCTCACCCGCCAGGTGCGGAGCATGGAGGGGAACAGCGGGTTGGACACCGACTCCCAGACGTTGCCCAGCACCGCGCCATCCGCGGTCAGGCGTGCGCGCGCCGCGCCCAGGAACTCCCGCGTCGCCAGGTGCGGGGGGATGTTGTCGGGGCCATACGCGTCCAGGACGATGAGGGAGTACGCCGGGCCGGAGGCCTCGATGAAGCTGCGCCCGTCCGCCACGTGGACGCGGAGGGCGTCGTCCTCCTGGAAGCCGCAGTAGAGCTTCGCCGCCTCCACCACGTCGGGCTCCACGTCGACGACGTCGATGGCGACCTCTGGGAGCACCGCGCGCAGGAACATGGGGATGGCGCCGCCGCCCAGGCCCACCACGAGGATGCGCTCGGGCTCGGGCACGAAGGCGAGCCCCGCCATGGACATCCGCGTGTACGGAATCTCCAGCCGCAGCGGCTCACCGGGCCAGACCACGCTCTGGCGCGCGCCGCCCTGCTCGAAGCGCAGGGTGCGCAGGCCCTCGGGGTCTTCCGTGACGACGACGCGTTGACGCACGAGCCCGTTCCCTACCACGGCGGCATTCCGGGG is from Pyxidicoccus xibeiensis and encodes:
- a CDS encoding cyclic nucleotide-binding domain-containing protein encodes the protein MSGSEAERLKDGGLGEGAFQALQALMMLAEPERAAQLYEELGSAQRERIQKEAAQSPAQERQRLAEVMRQARDFAGAARMLNGCGAEGLVAELYVQGGQYVDAAEAYLRAGQAERAAAAFERGGALERALEVYRGLGSREPMAQCLVRLGRPYEAAMLYRELGQSHAEVEALGSVPAGDPRHLESVLRMCKLLDAEGFTRRALALLADTLRGSETARADPALATEKARLLRRMGMDAEAEAVIARLPASAAAPEANGYGYLKAIPIFGELSLDDMKDLYRVARQVLIPAGAVLLEKGAQGVGLFVLLEGTVEVYSGSEPDARLLNTLGPGAYLGEISLVQDAPVSAQVRARTAVRALRITRAGFQHYLDTHEAAALRIFRLFTQNLAARVRALST
- a CDS encoding tetratricopeptide repeat protein, with amino-acid sequence MSWKAGRGAALSVLLVLAGVACVKRPVDYEREYAKQLAPKKLEASSASASGPVRKLRVRVYVDSDYRDQVMRWRSSIVSQLQRASAVVRAPLGVVFELESTHQWERRSSEGALDDTLAELEALDPGEDVDLVIGLVSRLKVFSTSQDHLGLARMFGRHFVLREMGNPEEVRNIMAALTHLPAEERETLYHERKLHKETSVLLHEWAHTLGAFHVQDSAWMMYPHYATNQAAFPPQTLELLAVSLRHLPQGRRDAAARKAWALELKEKLASIQGPDWDGPEKQEVIAWAERNAAGQLTPERGPAPLPPVDRQVVDEVLALDREGRFEVAAQRLEPVARRHPDHEEVQSTACYLAVRTAPKLPATRERCEAIATRFPWQPVPLMYLARSQLEQGNRAEAQAYLVQVRQRAEAHPAAGHDLWADLAILFKEVGALTWAEQVAAKAAGVKEAGKVLTWASQTRRWVALPVDSQQSGVPVEREGELVRAAKEVEAQLDKGTVAKAQAKLQWLSREFPRAAVVHVLQCELHLRSGRLAPARTSCRKAVAVHDEAVQAHFILGWLAVNAGSRQEARTHLERVVTLEPLHAEAWRLLAEQYRAAGMREALDALKGRYRTQFARELPLG
- the fusA gene encoding elongation factor G, yielding MSRSTRIERYRNIGIMAHIDAGKTTLTERVLFFTGRIHSTGEVHTGSTEMDWMPEEKKRGITITSAATTASWKPTRGSAAGVPHRINILDTPGHVDFTIEVERSLRVLDGAVAVFDASQGVEPQSEAVWRQADRYHVPRIAFLNKMDKVGADFAMSVASIEERLGANPVAVQLPLGEGMDFRGLVDVVRMQAVFFEGEEGRYGDEQPVPAEAREEAERLRLRLIEACADVDATVMEKFVEGRLDEVTAEDLERALRAGTLARTLVPVLCGSAFKKKGVQMLLDAVVNYLPAPSDLPAVEGCVPVTLERVSRPASDAGPPTALVFKLMSDKAVGGIVFLRVYSGTLRAGTVLINPVTGRRERVGRLMFMHANRREEVAEVHAGDICAALGLKGVRTGDTLCDPEAPVVLESLGVMEPVVQLAVEARSPAELPKLEEGLHRLAAEDPSLRVGVDPESGQVLLSGMGELHLEVIVSRLLTEYGVEARVGQPKVAYRDTVRRKVRQEYRHVRQTGGPGQYAHVVLDVGPAPRGAGLVFVDDTRGGNIPRELVPAIEKGVAGAMERGVRDGVPLVDVEVRLVDGSTHVKDSTPQAFSMAGSLALQEAVRSAGLQGLEPVMDVEVTTPEEYLGEVLGDLSARRGRVLGMEARGVVRVVSARVPMASLFGYVTGLRGRTQGRAQASMRLGAYEPVPESLYAAQAEARA
- a CDS encoding spermidine synthase → MRQRVVVTEDPEGLRTLRFEQGGARQSVVWPGEPLRLEIPYTRMSMAGLAFVPEPERILVVGLGGGAIPMFLRAVLPEVAIDVVDVEPDVVEAAKLYCGFQEDDALRVHVADGRSFIEASGPAYSLIVLDAYGPDNIPPHLATREFLGAARARLTADGAVLGNVWESVSNPLFPSMLRTWRVSFPQLHRLDVPSTTNRILVGLSHTEAYSHVDLVDRAARLERELGLPFELGRMVSRGHRQVPRRVKDGHILTDAALD